ATtatctcaaattcaaattccatcaatccaaatatagcGCAAAACATCAATTGgctttcaatatatttaaggaCTTGGAGGAAAACTATATGTGAAGAATAGTAAGTCAGTAATTATGTTTCTGCATTCTATGACTTATTATGGTCTGGCTactttaatttcttgattgcATGTACTGTTAAAATGAGGTCAGAAAAAACAGTGAGTGATTACCCGAGTCTGGTTCCAGCATGACCAGTGAGCTTCGAAATCGTGAAGATCATGACATCTTCATTTGCTGGGGCTGGAATAGCTGTGTAATGAGGCCAATAGTAAGCATGATCATAGATAGCTCCGACTGATACTCCTTGTGACACTACAGCCTCCCGTAGATTTCCATCCGGATTGTTCGGTGAAGTCACAAACTCGATCACGTTGGCCGTTGTATCCGACGAATTCTTCAACAATAATGCATCTCCATCATACTCAAAGTGCATATTTTCGAAGAAATCTGTTTGTGTTTTGTAATCCTACACATCAATTCATATATCACAGGCTAtgaaatatgtgaaaaatcaaaacatatatatgttgctGTTATATCACATCCTCATCTAAAAGTTTAAGCTTTCTAAGAAACTCGCAAAATAATGTATTACTGAATACCATATAGTCTCATAAGAGATTggagatatttaatatttataattgcaACGAACCGGGTAGCATGGGACGGCTGCGACGACTTCTGCAGGGGACGATAAGTTGATGGAAAGAGCGTATACCGCTGCAGCAAGGAGTTGGGTGGATCCACCACCAAAAATCAAGTGCTTCCCTTTGGTGATTGCGTTTCTTGCAACGGCGTGAACTCTACGAATGTGGTTTTCGAGTTCTCGTGAGATGTAAGAATGGTCGGAAAACGTATAGCTCATTCTGTGCCAACCTGCAATGACGACTGCGCTGCTAGCTGCGTGCTGCATCCAAAAGGGCTCCAAGAATAATGGATCCCCACTGCACTTgacaaaaataacaaactcAGATATATTTCCTTTGTAAGAGAATTAACactaaaaaagaagaattaaagGAAATTTTCGTCCTCTAACTTCAGaccattctcgttttagtcccctaagttATTAGGATtccattttggtcccacaaaactgaaaaaatctcaattttagtGTAGTTGAAAGTTGAGTCACTTGCCGGAAAAAATCAAATGCCAGGCATATGACTTTTTCAATTGGGGCATGCATTATGATTGGTCTAAAaggcttaaaggcaattttcgtcctcTAACTTCAGGCCATTCTCTTTTTAGTCCCTTAACTTGGTCTTCAccacattatttttttcaaccaATCATAATACAAGcctcaatttaaaaagtcacatgcctggcatgtgactttttctgGCGAGTGAGTCAACTTTCTGACCaaatttatactaaaattgagattttttcagttttacggaaCCAAAATAGAACTCTAGTaacttaggggactaaaacaAGAATGACCTGAAGTTAAGGAacgaaaattacctttatgccctaaaaaaattaagttcaatAGGGATAGAAATTTTCGACAGCCTAAAATGGTGGCAATTACTGACGAAGATCTTAGATGGATTTTCGTCATATATCAACTTACAATGTGACATACTTTCCAATTCATTCggaaattttaaagtttgcaAAAACACCGCATGAAGTTTTGATGTGAATTTCCATGCACCCTCAAtgcaaatttttaaaaaatatgatatagaGTCGGACACCACAATCTAAAACTTAAGGAGTGTTTGCaacaatttaaagaaaattatttttcaacttttaattaaatttaaaaatttactttggttaatttgaaaaattaatttcaactttctaataaaaaagtgCATTCGGGTTGGGTCAAAAGTTAGAAATAACTTGGGTACTTTCATTTGATTGGgtgtttttctaaataaatatatcctaATTCTTGACAATCTCGTCCtctttataataacaatagtCTTTAATGCACactataagaaatataatatttaattatgatattgtggttaatgatatataatcgtaataaatatttattaattaaagctACATAATGGTTGTGGGCTATAGTTTTTCAGAATGTCGCTAAAAGCCATAGCATATAGTTTTACCATGGTTCTTAGCTGtagcaataatttttttatggtggaAAAGCTAGTTTTTCATCGATGTTATTTAACTGTggttacaaataattatatattgcaatttttagcCATAGCCATTAACATTATAGctaatagtattttttaactaGTGGTATGAGGGTAAAATAGTCTTTTGCGAATTAAACTCTTTCTAGAAGTCATTATTCTCGAATAGTGTTGGAAAAAGTGtgaatttaatcaatatttcatAGTATTGTTTTGAAATAAcaataagatatataataacagtttttgaaacaaaaaacacaagCAGCCATGTTTGgaacaaataaacaattaaacaATTAGAGATGTTGTTTTaactgataaatttaaatccaaAACTTACAATGAGAGTTGTATTATAACAACTCTAAATCCGAAACTGCAAACTAATCGAATCATAGAATGATTTTGCTTgccttgaaaaaattatacgtCCCGTCTTAAGTGCACCGGTACTATGCAACTTCTTTGAACAAAAGACGATTCAATTCTATCGATATTGCACTATACCGAAGAACACCTCGAAAAACACTCGTAAACCTTATGAAACTAGTGCTCAAATTTGGATGGGAGGGATAGCTCGAGAGAGAAACAAGAGAAGATTGATGTTACAGGTTGGGTGTGTTGAAGTGAAGGGAAGAACCAGCCTTATATAGGCATCACCAGCAGGcaagtaataaattaagaattaatcTGGACTTTAATCCTCAGCAAAACAACTGGAAACAACCAAAACTgaccaataaaaaatttaatgctaTTAAATACAGttttaaaaacattttgactagggaaaaaaaattactttttatcatgtcaagataaatttaaaaatatttttactgcAAAAAGATATATTCTGAGAATGAGACATTTGCCCTATTGCCCGTGTCCGGAGCCGGGACGGATCGTGTGGGGCAACCAATGTTCCTTCCAGTCTCCATAACACTTCAAACATAACTTGAATATTGTTCTTAATATAAGGAGTTTGTTTTTACAATAAGCATCCAATGTGGAACACAAAATGAGTGTAAAAACACTAACCCCCACATACACCTTATATACACATCAATGcccaatattttcttaatttcctaTGTGGGACAAAGGCAACTATCAATTTCTAATCTATGGATTAACATATAATTGCATCCATATTTTAGTCTATTTTATTGTTACAAATTAGCATCATATTATGCCAATTACAACAATCCCCCCACAAATCAATAGAGTTAAACTCAAGTTTCTGTAACTTGCTTTTAACAATTGTACGTTCTAATTTGAACCACTGTATAAGTTATCTAACGTCAGTTGTCACCATGTTAAATTGAACTAAGCCTTAAATTTGAACTTGTGATTGTAGTAGCGTCTGTCAGTAAAAACAAACCACCGACTTTGTGTTGATCTTTAAGTTGACACTGTCATGTGTCCGGATCCTGTTCATGAGTGCTTTTAACCAGCCAAACAACTAGATTCACTTAGTTGGGCGTCTCCAGGGATGCACTACTAGCATCTCATACTCTTACTGTACTTGTAGTATTAGCACTTTTAAGAATTACAAGGGATAGACTCCAAATACAGAGTATCAGTCTATTTTTTATGCTCAGACATATCCTACGACTTGATAATACCACATTAAACCTTGTTTTTGGGATCTCCATTTAGAAGATTGGGTTGCTATCATAGATATGTCATAAATGGGCTTTCAGTCTCATcaccaatttaaatttttgtacttgTGACAGTTCTAATCCTTTTGTCAAATGATTAGCCACATTGTCTTTTGTTCCCACAAAATTAATGCCTATAACTCTGTCCGACGCTAATACTTTTATAGGCTTAACTCTAACTTGGATGtgtctttttgtcttttggtTTGTATTTATGACTCCAAGCATTTGCAGTTGTGGTTTGACTATCCCAATGTACAACAATAGGTGGAAGATGCTAGCTTACAATAGGAAGTTGTAATAACAATCCATACAACCATTTTGCCTTAGTACCAGTCATATCCAATGCACATAACTCGGCTTCAAAAGTGGACTGGATTATCAAAATCTATGTTGCAGACTTCCAAGAAACTACACCCCCATCTAAGGTAAGTGCATATCCTAAACATCCATTACTATCAGAGTTTTTAGCTATCCAATTAGCATCACTATATCCTTCAAGAACAATACGGAATTTGCCATAATGTATGACCGTGATACCGTGCCCTTCAGGTACCTTAGTACCCTATCCAAAGCTCCCCAATGGGTTCTGTTTGGACAACTAGTGTATCTAACTAGTTTTATGCCAGAAACATATATACCTGGCCTCGTGCCATTTGTTAGATACTACAAACACCTAATGATTTGGTAATACCTTAATTATGCTATCGGAAcaccacttttatttttgaataaagccATAGAAGGATCATATGGTGTCTATAATTCTGATAgccaatttttcaattatcttctcaacataatgagattgagaaatgGTTGACCCATCAGCTGAACACATCAACTTGATACAAAGAATTGCATCGGCCTCACCTATATCTTTCAAACTAGTTCTTCAAAAATAACTTGATTTcagttattatatttaaacatgATCCTTTAACACAATGTCATCTACATGCAAACATAAAATGATAATCTTATCTCCTTTAACCTAACagtaaatacatttatcacTCTCATTTACGGTGAAGTGAAatgcaagaatagttttaCCAAACTTTTTATATCACTGTTTGGGTGCTTGTTTAAGTCCATAGAGAGACTTAacaattttgcaaattttgtgCTTGTTACCATGAATAACAAATCCCTCAagttaatttatgtatatttcttcCTCGAGTTCACTACACAGGAAGGCAATTTTCACATCCATTTGGTGAATCAAGAGACGATACACCGAAGCAAGCGCTATGAGCACCCAAATTGTAGTCAACCAAGCTACCAAAAAAATAGGTATCAAAATAGTTTATTCCCTCCTTTGGTTTAAAACACATAGTCTCCAATCTGACCTTAAACTTATTCACAGTCCATCAGGTTTCAGTTTCTTCTTAAAAATCCATTACACCCAATTGTAGTACACCCCGAAGGAAGATCGACTAGCACCCATGTTCCATCAGAAACAATGGAGTCCATCTCCCTTTTGATAGCTTCATTCCATTACTTGACTTCTGAAGAAGCCATAGCATCTTTAACGGTTATCGGATTGTCGTTGATATTGTAAGTGACAAAATCATTCCGAAATTCTTATCAATCCTAGCTCTCTTACTCCATCTAGGTTTACCTGACTCCTCCTGAGTCATCTTTTCTACATGCTCAGGACTTTTGACGAGGAGGCAAGTGAATCATTAGGAGAAACACTTGAAGATATTCCcgtttttttagaaaatacacTTTCTAGAAAAATAACATCACGAAATTCGAATATTGTGTTTACTTCAATGCCTGGAATGTcttatttaataacaaaaaattttaaagtataacTTGTCTCCTTATAGCCCAATAACACAACATCAACAGCCTTAGGGcctaattttctttctcttgtatTGTGGGACCATCACTTTTGCTAGGTACTCTCCTACTCGAAACTATTTGACACTTGGTTTCCTACCTTTCTATAATTCGAAAGGATTACTCATATTGTATTTTAGAGGGACTCTATTCAAAATGTGGCAAGCCATATTCATAGTCTCTCCCCACAAATACTCAAATAACCTAGAGGTTAACAGAAAACTGTTCACCATGTCTTTagaggttttattttttcattcaactatttcattttatgaatAGGAATATGGAGGAGTCTCTTCGTGAATAATACCAAAACTTTGGCAATATTTTCTGAACTTACTCAACTCAAATTCTCCTCCTCTATCAGACCTTAACCGTTTGAGTTTCTTACCAATTTaggtttctattttatttttaaacaaaataaatttatctaagGTTTCATCCTTATTTCTAATGAGAAAAACATAATAGTTTTACTGCAATCATCTATAAAGGTGATAAAATAATGCTTATGGTCCCTAGTAAAAATTCCATTGAACTCACCAATATCAGTGTTTaactaaatcaagtatttCTGAATCCATTTCAATTGATGGATAGGGTTTCCTAACTTGTTTAGCTGGCATTTATGACCtcgtaaaaatattatgactAGGGATTAAATCAAGATTCATCATTCCTTTGGTTGAACCTAAATTGGAATAACCTAATCTACTATACCACAAAGTAGAAGAATcaacattcaaaataatagaatcagaaacatcaattttattttcaacttgAACTTTAAACAAACCACCAGAAAAATAACCTTTGCCAACAAAAACACCAAATTGTTTACAaccttattaaatataaatgatgATTCATAACCCTCACTAACTATTATAGAACCACTCATTGTATTTCTCCTAACAGTAGGTACATGATGAActctttttaaagataaaagcGTCCTGAAGGAAATTTCAAGTCCATGCTTCCTATCCTAAGTACTTCCACTGTACTGGTGTTCCCCATACTTACTGTCCTTTCAGTGATGGCCTAATAAGACACATATAGATTTATTATAGTGCACATTTGCTCTAGCGTCAATCAACCAATCAAAAGGTTCATAAAGAGTCAGGAGTTTGGGTTGTACAGAAACGTACCCTTCAGTTGCTTCTCAGGTGCTACACCGCTAAAACCTCTCACAACCATTTGATAGCTGTCTGCCTAGTTTTGACCTTTTCAGTAGGACAATCCTTAGTTCAGTGTCCAACCTGCCTACAGTTCCAGCAgggtttgtttgcttttggtttcttatttttgacaaccttgccttttttttatgattttcgaGTTTGGTTCCacattgttttctttctttctcaattattaaatttgtcatgGTTGATGCTCAACCAGAATTTTATGGGTCTAATTTATGTGCTCATCCTTAACACTAATCACGACCATAAGATCATCTAGAGatagttttccttttttatgtttaagcGTCATGCCAAAACTTCCCCAGGATTTGGGAAATTTATCCACTATGGGTATGACTAGAAACTTCTCAGGAAGCTTCGTCTCAGCATCAGATAGAGCATGCTCGAGATTTATAATCTCATGCGTTTGTTTAGCTATAGAGATTCACTCGACCATTTGATGCCTCATGAACTTGGAAACATAGTActttttgagataaaaaatttagtatttttagtccttaagataaaaaaaaatatcatcctTAAGCGCTCTCTAATTCTAAGCCTCTTCTCACACACAcctaaaatttagtatttttagtcctctatattatgaaatttgcaaaataatctcaaaatttaaaaaactcgatacatttagtacgaaatttttaaaatgatctcaaaattaaaaaaattcggTACAttatttagtcctataaatcCAGTAAAACACAGATGACAAATTAGTCGAGTTTTCTAAATCTTGAaaccattataaaaaaaaagactaaatatTTAGAACCCGATATCCTATAAAactataagtataatttcgcTTTGCCCACAAACACATGCACAAATCAATACACACACAAAGCATAGGGAAACAAAAAAACCTGTTAACATCAGCAGCACAATCAGGAGAAAAGAGAGAGCAGTGAGGTCCTCCATAGCATGTGTTACACTCACAAACAGGCTTCCCATCCACCACAGCTCCATCCAAATAAGCTCTTCCATGCCCAGAACAAGATATCAACGCCACAGCTTCTGCTTCTGCTGCAGCTTCTTCAGCCCAACTACTCAGCTTCTGCTTCTTCCATCCACTCAAATAATATGGATTGATGACGAAGAAGAGATTAAGAGCAAGAGAAGCCAAAAAGCAGAAGCTGCAGCAGAATCTTCTCATCATCagctttttttcctttcttacAGCTCGGTAGAGGTACTAAGACGCTGGTGTGGTGTGTTGTATGATCACAAAGCCTCAAAATATCTGATTCTACCTTGACTTATAGATTCTTGGAAGAgcaaaataaacaacaattgTTGCTTGAAAGTCAAGAAGATTGAACGCTGGAAGTCATTAAAATTGACATCTCATGAATAAATACGGGGCCAATAATTCGagtttctattattatttgtaaatatttattttattttattgtaatttatttttttataatttgatttttatttagggtATTGTGAAATGCATTagtcaacttttttttaaggctaaattacaagaaattcTACTGaagtttgtaattttatggatatttataatttttaaacaataaaaaaatgtttacaattagaacaaatattaagaaagatctgtgtaatttattttttttaaatattaatataatcataaaattatttacttttataataaaagaaaaaattcgcTGAAATATCTTGATAAGTGATGGGCTCATCAAAAATTGATGGTTGAAAGTGAAAAGTGGAATAATCCAAGCCCCCGGACAAAAGTCGATGGTGGCTTGGGATTTTATTGTACTCGAAAAAAAGGGAAGGgtcaaacataaaattaaatcctatttgggtgagtttataaatttttcaaaatatttcataattagttcgaaaatttataactttcaaaaaaaatttgtatagtaaatttcttttaaagaatTCATAAGgcctcaaaataaaataatttaatttttatatgaacaGGGTATATTACAGTTATAtcctttgaaattttgaataattataaatatcttctcgatgtttgaaaaataacaaatacttTATGATATTAACATATGTTCAATAATAAACTCATTTCATTAGTTTCGATTAAGTTTTCGTTCATACTATCCAAAATACTCTTTTGGATcaatatgaattataatttaatatatttttaaaaattttttaaaatatttttataatctaaTATGCTCAATGGATTATTTACTTGACCtacctataatttttttatattattttttaaaaaaaaaacagcttAGGTAAAGTAGTTATTTCAGCCTTGCCGTTTAAaagctacataattatttttcattgagggtattttataatttctcaaacaataaGAGGAACtctgtaattatgtaaattgaACTTCAAGAAAGTGGAACCCATGCTCTGATATTCTGCTTCTGCAGTAGATCGTGACACCGCAATTTGTTTCTTGATCTTCCAAAAAATCAGTCAACATCCCAAGAACAAATAAAACCTCGTTAATGATCTCCTAGAATCATGGCATGACTGTCCAATTGGGAGTTACACGAGCGACTGTATATGACTGTGTCCACATACATGCAATAGCTTGTTACGAAGCTTGTTTGTTGTACTTGTACAACCTTTTTACTATCTATGAAATTTACTTTTCGTTAgtacactataaaaaaaatgaaatttggcATGGGTAAGGcaatcttttcaaaattcgtTCTATATTGAAATAGGTTTTGGAATACATGAGAAACGAATATGATAGATGACGTCATgatccatatttttttggggttataattttggaatggCCACCATTTCAATATGTGTTCTAAATTAACCGTTACAAAATTCGTTCCAAAGACCGCTCCAAAATAGTAACGGTTAATGTTTGAAACACGTTATTATAATTAGGAATGGTTTTGCAATGACCGTTCCTATATGTATGACAATGAATGTCCAAAAGATGACAGTTAGAAAATGTATCTCAAAATGAGTtataatttggaatgattttagtacagatttaatcaattatggcAAAAACCGtttcaaattatgaattttacttAAAAAGTAATGTGTTTCAAAATTGTTCAAAACCCACTACAAATTGGAACAGTTTTTGGAGCGGATTTTGTggataattttcaaaataatgttcttacacaaataaatttatttttgaaaacaaaaaaaaaattcctatttaGGAACGATCCAAAAACCAACAAACCGTTCCAAATGCCGTTCCAACTTTGAATGGACTTTAAAAATaatcgttcctaaatatattataatatccTAAATAAAGATAGagggaaaatcaaaatttaggaatggtcaatttattttgaccgtTTCAAAATccgttcaaaaattttaatttcacgcCAAATGAAAAGTGGAGGGAAAATCGAActtaggaatgatttttaattttgacccttccaaaaatgaatttaaataaaactgtggcagaatatataaaatatcagtTCCTAAAATGATTGACAAAAAGCTGTTCCTAAAAATGAGTTCCAAAATCGTTCCTACATATGTCTACAGATTCCTCATTCACTTCCCGATTACGATATTTCAACATCCGGGACCCTGATTAATTCCAAACTTAAACGCATAACAATACTTTTCATAAGTGAACATATCTAGCGGTCTGATCTAAAATCGCATGGTCTGATGGATAGTTGAATCATTTTTAACCTTGTTAATTGTGTATCAGATACGATATCTCAGTAGccgtataacaaaaatatccaaaacttCACAATGTAGTATTTTatcgatttaataatatccaatggtctgattaaaattttaaaggttTGATTAGGCAACCcaatataatagtataaaatgCTACTTACATCTATGTAAGCTgacaatcttatatatacaaatatagtTGATCTTCCAGatatgtatcaatttaattcaatgcATTATGTTTTCAAtggcattaattaatttatgtctactttttttctaatcattAACATGTCTGCAATGGGTTTttctacatttttatttttttaagttttttgggaaaataattttggcacACAATTagaaacaattttattaaaaatactcCAGAACGACGTCATTTTTTGATTAAACGATATCATTTCTTTTCtaggtataattttttgaacgattttaaaaatagaaaaggttGCTAAAAATACTCGTCAACTGAAAGGTCGTCGTCAGGgtaaattttttctattgcCTCCTTCCTTTCTCTCCCTCACACTTCCACACTCTAATAGGTGGTGACCCTCATCTCCCTCGTACCCGACGCCATCCGCCGCCGTGAACGAGCATTAGAGGTAAGTGCACAATCTATTTTTGGTGccccatttttctttcttcattttttgccccacttttgtaaaaaaatttcctcCATCTTTGGAAAAAGATTTCCcccattttctaaaattttttggaaTGGAAGTTTTGAgaaacaattttgaaaatattttcagaaaatgtaatagaattgtttttaaaaaaattcatggtaatttatataatatatttcagattttcaacagaaaatgtaaaataaaacattttcaaaaaatttggcaaatttaaaaagttttcttaattttgctgtaatttttaaaatttttattgaatttttttaaaaaaatcataacttttggtaattttaataattttctgtaaatttttggtaattttaaaaaattttctataaattttgatgattttaaacattttctataatttttttgtgatttgtaaaaaaattctataaaaaaatttattttatgtaatttttgcaattatagaaatatatagttgAGTACGAATTTCTgccattatataaatttattttatgtaatttctataattattaaaatttgtgtaCGGGACAAAGCTTATAAGTCCAGTAAAAAATGACCTAAGTACCTGAGAAGGAGCGTTGGGGTGCTTCCATGGAGGAAGGTCTTTTTGCCTGTATGGAAGACATGGTTTTTTATGAGAGGATGCCTGCTTGGGGGCAAGACTTTATTCGAAGAAGGTTGAAAAGGATGCCTACCTAGGGCAGAACTTTTGGCTAGAGGTTTGGAGAAGTATCCATCGTGAAATCCCTACAAAAAGGCACATGTTAGCACATCGAGGGTGGTAAAATAGACCTCCAAGATTACTAAGTTAAAATGCTAAGGATACTTCCTGAGGGAAGCTTGTATGTGAACATTTATTCGTTGAGGGAGATGTCTGCCTGAGGGTAGGGCTTATTTTCTGAGAATGCCCATCTAGGGGGCAGGGCTTTTGTGAGGAAGATGCATCCTGCTCTTCCAAGGGGATGTCCTGTGTCACAATTTTCTACATATTAAAAAGTGA
The window above is part of the Sesamum indicum cultivar Zhongzhi No. 13 linkage group LG2, S_indicum_v1.0, whole genome shotgun sequence genome. Proteins encoded here:
- the LOC105179045 gene encoding tryptophan aminotransferase-related protein 4, with the protein product MMRRFCCSFCFLASLALNLFFVINPYYLSGWKKQKLSSWAEEAAAEAEAVALISCSGHGRAYLDGAVVDGKPVCECNTCYGGPHCSLFSPDCAADVNSGDPLFLEPFWMQHAASSAVVIAGWHRMSYTFSDHSYISRELENHIRRVHAVARNAITKGKHLIFGGGSTQLLAAAVYALSINLSSPAEVVAAVPCYPDYKTQTDFFENMHFEYDGDALLLKNSSDTTANVIEFVTSPNNPDGNLREAVVSQGVSVGAIYDHAYYWPHYTAIPAPANEDVMIFTISKLTGHAGTRLGWAFVKDEDVYQKMLSYIAEAEQGISREAQLRALKLMKTILNGDGMELFEYAYKKMSDRWRKLSDIVSLSKRFSIQEVPSLFCNFFEKVRGPSPAYAWLKCERNEDTNCTAVLRAANIIGRAGSLFNVEDRYVRLSLLKSDDDFNLLLLRLDKLVTQDDDRKHYFKNS